The following coding sequences are from one Phyllostomus discolor isolate MPI-MPIP mPhyDis1 chromosome 11, mPhyDis1.pri.v3, whole genome shotgun sequence window:
- the LOC114508405 gene encoding LOW QUALITY PROTEIN: E3 ubiquitin-protein ligase TRIM13-like (The sequence of the model RefSeq protein was modified relative to this genomic sequence to represent the inferred CDS: inserted 2 bases in 2 codons): protein MERLEEDLXCPICGSLFDDPGVLPCSHNFCKKKKKCLDGIXGNVRNSLWRSPLKRHSCRKETSASGVNSLRVNYSRKGIVEKYNKISVSPKMPVCKAHLGQPLNIFCLTDTQLICGICATHGGHTKHVFCSVEDAYAEERAAFQSLFQSFETWRQGGALSRLNTLKTNKRKYLQVLTKDSNTVKEFFENLQDSLDQKKNEILADFQTMRLAVMQACDPEINKLNTILQEQQTVSNLAEAFKDVSEPITFLQQMQEFREKIKVLKETPLPPSNLPMSPLMKNFDTSQWENIKLVDVDKLSLPQATGTSISEIPWSFYQLSVVVVLLGLLIFFSPTIFLEWSLLDEFSTWKDHISHFILD from the exons ATGGAACGGCTTGAAGAAGATC AGTGCCCAATTTGTGGCAGCCTGTTTGATGATCCTGGAGTTTTGCCTTGCTCGCACaacttttgcaaaaaaaaaaaaaaatgcttagacGGGA TTGGGAATGTGCGGAATTCACTGTGGAGATCTCCACTCAAGCGCCACTCCTGCCGGAAGGAGACCTCAGCGTCCGGAGTCAATAGCCTGCGGGTTAATTACTCCCGGAAGGGTATTGTGGAGAAGTACAACAAGATCAGCGTCTCTCCCAAAATGCCAGTGTGCAAAGCTCACTTGGGGCAGCCTCTCAACATTTTCTGCCTGACTGATACGCAGCTGATCTGTGGAATCTGTGCTACCCACGGGGGCCACACCAAACATGTCTTCTGCTCTGTTGAAGATGCCTATGCTGAGGAGAGGGCCGCCTTTCAGTCCCTCTTTCAGAGCTTCGAGACCTGGCGTCAGGGAGGTGCTCTTTCTCGCTTGAATACCTTGAAAActaacaaaaggaaatatttacagGTACTGACTAAAGATTCAAATACAGTGAAGGAGTTTTTTGAGAACTTACAAGACTCATTGGatcaaaagaagaatgaaatcctgGCAGACTTTCAGACTATGAGACTTGCAGTTATGCAAGCCTGTGACCCAGAGATCAACAAACTCAACACCATCTTGCAGGAGCAACAGACGGTCTCTAACTTGGCTGAAGCCTTCAAAGACGTGTCAGAACCAATCACATTTCTGCAACAGATGCAGGagttcagggaaaaaataaaagtactcaAGGAAACTCCTTTACCCCCCTCTAATTTGCCCATGAGCCCTTTAATGAAGAACTTTGATACCAGTCAGTGGGAAAACATAAAACTAGTAGATGTGGATAAACTTTCTTTGCCTCAAGCCACTGGCACATCCATTAGCGAGATTCCCTGGAGCTTTTACCAGCTATCTGTGGTAGTCGTTCTCCTtggtcttctcattttcttcagtCCTACAATATTCCTAGAATGGTCTTTACTTGATGAATTCTCAACCTGGAAAGACCATATTTCACACTTCATATTGGATTAA